ATGTGGTTCGCCGCTCCCTATGAGTTGCTATTAAATGGTAACCAATCCTTAATGACTATAGTTTTTTGTTTGCTAGCAATCATCATACCTATTATTTCAATATGGCTATATATCAAACTAGTGCCAACCTTTGAACGTAATTTGCAAAAGCTATTAAATACAAGCAAGTCAAAAAAAGAAAGGAAGAATCGACTAAAGACATTTTTGTTAAACATCATTTGTGGAACTAATGAAGAAAGAGCTTTCTACCGCTTCGCCTCCCTGATGATGAAACAAGAGCGAGAGTTTAAACTAAAAGTATATCCATCTTTAGGCTTTTCCTTTGTCATTCCATTCATTTTTATGTTTACTTTTTCTAGGTCTGAGGAAGTTGATTATTCTGTTAGCATGAGCTATTTAAATATCTATTTCAGCATGCTAATTATTCCGTCAGCTGTGCTTATGCTTAGTTATTCAGCGAAATATAAAGCTGCTTGGATTTATAAGGTCTTTCCACTTAAAGATTATACAGACCTAAAAAAAGGTAGCTTAAAAGCATTTTTGATTAAATTGTATATTCCATTATATATTGTACTAAGCCTCATTTTCTGCTTCATCTACGGTCCGAGAATTATTCCAGATTTACTGATTGTTTTAGTGACGAGCTGCTTGTACACCGTCATTTGTTATATCACTATAGGGGGTAACATTCCTTTCACAAAGCCCTTTAATGATATTGGCGATGCCCAGAGCTGGAAATCTCTTATATTGCTTCCTCCATTAGGTGCTCTAGCGGGATTGCATTACTTCCTTGCAGCTCAAGTTTCTTATGGAGTATTAATTTATTTATTCGTGCTTGTCATCACGAATTTCTTTCTATGGAAACTTGTATTTAAGCGCACATAAAAGGCTTGAGCCTAGATTACTGGGCTCAAGCCTTTTTATTTTAAAAAACTTTCTTCTCATATATACGAATAGATAATAGCCATGATCCAATATATAAAATAACAGTTGTAAGAATAGCTAAGAAATACATTTGCGCTTCTTGTAAAGTCAAGAACTTTCGTGCTAGTTCTCTTAATATATCATTTACAGGAACTAGTAAACTAATTGTTAACATATAGATACCCAATAAAACACCTAAAGCAATCAATAAATAATGCGTTTTAAATTTATAGGAGATTGGAAACATGAATGATATAGCGACCATAACTAGACCAATAATAAACAACATTTCTTTCCATATAAAAAGACCCCCTTTTCCATTTATGAGGAAATCCCCCGCATAAATCATGAAAACAAATATTGTTGTAAATATCAGTGAACCTATATATTTTGAACTGACAATTTCCTTTCTCGTATATGGTAGAGAATTGAGCAGAATATTAGCGTTGTCTTTTTCATCGTAAGCGAAAGCATTTAGTATAAATATTACACTATAAAGAAATCCCAAAGGTATTAGGGAGGGTACACCTGCCAATAAGTAGATTATTATAGTAGCAATGTAAAATAAAATTATTTTCTTTTGTATTAAAA
This genomic stretch from Lysinibacillus pakistanensis harbors:
- a CDS encoding ABC-2 transporter permease; this translates as MINLILKDVLIQKKIILFYIATIIIYLLAGVPSLIPLGFLYSVIFILNAFAYDEKDNANILLNSLPYTRKEIVSSKYIGSLIFTTIFVFMIYAGDFLINGKGGLFIWKEMLFIIGLVMVAISFMFPISYKFKTHYLLIALGVLLGIYMLTISLLVPVNDILRELARKFLTLQEAQMYFLAILTTVILYIGSWLLSIRIYEKKVF